One region of Faecalibacter bovis genomic DNA includes:
- a CDS encoding UDP-N-acetylmuramoyl-L-alanyl-D-glutamate--2,6-diaminopimelate ligase — translation MRSLKDLLYGVSISQTVGRTDVSVNEIQFDSRKVKDNDVFVAVRGVTVDGHAYINKAIELGALAVICEEIPTQYDENVTYIQVTDAQIALGVLASNYYDNPTKDLKLVGITGTNGKTTTTTLLYELFTKMGYACALISTIKIVIDGEVIPSTHTTPDILTLNKMFREAVDRGCEFAFMEVSSHGIHQNRIAGLHFSVAGFNNITHDHLDYHVTFANYIAAKKKFFDDLPKSAVAITNIDDKNGLVMLQNTVASKKTYALRTDADFKAKILENQFDGMLLEFNGKEFWTSLIGRFNAYNLLEVFAIASILGQDELQVLTTLSTLKNVDGRFETFKTASGIVIIVDYAHTPDALENVLNTIDAIRTKNEKLITVVGCGGDRDKTKRPEMADIASSQSQVAIFTSDNPRTEDPEVILQEMEAGVKPQFYNRTLKITDRKEAIKTALKMAEPNDIVLIAGKGHETYQEINGVKSHFSDLEVATELSQLLNK, via the coding sequence ATGAGAAGTTTAAAGGATTTACTATATGGTGTTTCTATCTCTCAAACTGTGGGACGTACAGACGTGTCTGTTAACGAAATTCAGTTTGATTCCAGAAAAGTAAAAGACAACGACGTATTCGTTGCAGTACGAGGTGTTACTGTTGATGGACACGCTTATATAAATAAGGCAATAGAGTTAGGAGCTCTTGCTGTAATTTGTGAAGAAATTCCAACTCAATATGATGAAAATGTAACTTATATACAGGTTACAGATGCTCAGATTGCTTTAGGTGTTTTAGCTTCAAATTATTACGATAATCCTACAAAAGATTTAAAATTAGTAGGTATTACCGGAACAAATGGTAAAACAACGACTACAACTTTGTTGTATGAATTGTTTACGAAAATGGGATATGCATGCGCATTAATCTCAACAATTAAAATTGTTATTGATGGTGAAGTAATTCCGTCTACACACACAACTCCAGATATTCTTACTTTAAACAAAATGTTTAGAGAAGCAGTTGACAGAGGTTGTGAATTTGCGTTTATGGAGGTAAGTTCTCATGGAATTCACCAAAATCGCATTGCTGGATTGCATTTTTCAGTAGCTGGTTTTAATAATATTACACACGATCATTTAGATTATCATGTAACATTTGCAAATTACATTGCTGCAAAAAAGAAATTTTTTGATGATTTACCAAAATCTGCAGTTGCGATTACAAACATTGATGATAAAAATGGTTTAGTGATGCTACAAAATACAGTAGCATCTAAAAAAACATACGCTTTAAGAACAGATGCTGATTTTAAAGCAAAAATTTTAGAAAATCAATTTGACGGAATGTTGTTAGAATTTAATGGAAAAGAATTCTGGACTTCATTAATCGGTCGATTTAATGCTTATAATTTATTAGAAGTTTTTGCAATAGCATCAATTTTAGGACAAGATGAATTACAAGTATTAACAACGCTTAGTACGTTGAAAAATGTTGATGGTCGTTTCGAAACTTTCAAAACAGCCTCTGGAATTGTCATTATCGTAGATTATGCACACACACCAGATGCTTTAGAGAATGTTTTAAATACCATTGATGCAATACGCACAAAAAATGAAAAATTAATTACTGTTGTAGGTTGTGGTGGTGACCGCGATAAAACGAAGCGTCCAGAAATGGCAGATATCGCAAGTTCTCAGTCGCAAGTTGCAATATTTACATCAGATAATCCTAGAACTGAAGATCCTGAAGTGATTCTGCAGGAAATGGAAGCTGGTGTTAAACCACAATTTTATAACCGAACGCTAAAAATTACTGATCGCAAAGAAGCGATTAAAACAGCGTTAAAAATGGCTGAACCGAACGATATTGTTTTAATCGCAGGTAAAGGTCATGAAACATATCAAGAGATTAATGGGGTTAAATCTCATTTCTCAGATTTAGAGGTAGCAACAGAATTAAGTCAATTATTGAACAAATAG
- the murG gene encoding undecaprenyldiphospho-muramoylpentapeptide beta-N-acetylglucosaminyltransferase, giving the protein MEMTSKTSPKVLISGGGTGGHIYPAIAIADEIKRRLPNAEILFVGADSKMEMEKVPKAGYAIKGLPIAGFDRSNMKANFSFPFKLIKSVSLAKKIYKEFKPDLAVGTGGYASGPMLWIAGNNNVPYVLQEQNSFPGVTNKILKNKAAAICTAYEGIAQFPADKVHYTGNPIRSEIFTNLPSKDVAMKGFNLDPNLPTVLSVGGSQGSRAMNNAWLENLDELVASGVQLIWQTGKLDFPKINELVGNKYPTIHVTEFIYNMKDAYAAADTIVSRAGAMAISELSIIGKPTILIPLPSAAEDHQTKNAMALVNQDAAILVNDSEAKQKLVKEVVALANNNALKNRLSSNIKAFGKPNATKEIVDILLNLL; this is encoded by the coding sequence ATGGAAATGACATCGAAGACATCGCCTAAGGTTTTAATTTCTGGCGGAGGAACTGGTGGACATATCTATCCAGCAATTGCCATTGCAGATGAAATCAAAAGACGTTTACCTAACGCTGAGATTTTATTTGTTGGTGCAGATAGTAAGATGGAGATGGAGAAGGTGCCAAAAGCTGGTTACGCAATTAAAGGATTACCTATTGCTGGATTTGATCGTAGCAATATGAAAGCTAATTTTAGTTTTCCTTTTAAATTGATTAAAAGTGTTTCGCTTGCCAAGAAAATTTATAAAGAATTTAAACCAGACCTTGCCGTTGGTACGGGTGGTTATGCAAGTGGACCTATGCTTTGGATAGCTGGTAATAATAATGTTCCGTATGTATTACAAGAACAAAATTCGTTTCCAGGGGTTACAAACAAAATATTAAAAAATAAAGCTGCTGCAATTTGTACAGCTTATGAAGGTATAGCTCAGTTTCCTGCTGATAAAGTTCATTACACAGGAAATCCGATTAGAAGCGAAATTTTTACAAATTTACCTTCGAAAGATGTAGCTATGAAAGGGTTTAATTTAGATCCTAATTTACCAACGGTTTTATCTGTTGGTGGTAGTCAAGGTTCAAGAGCGATGAACAATGCTTGGCTTGAAAATTTAGATGAATTAGTTGCGAGTGGAGTCCAATTAATTTGGCAAACAGGAAAGTTAGATTTTCCTAAAATTAATGAATTGGTTGGTAATAAATATCCAACAATACATGTAACGGAGTTCATTTATAACATGAAAGATGCTTATGCAGCTGCAGATACAATTGTATCGAGAGCAGGAGCAATGGCTATTTCGGAATTAAGTATTATTGGTAAACCAACAATTTTAATTCCTTTACCATCTGCGGCAGAAGATCATCAAACAAAAAATGCAATGGCATTAGTTAATCAAGATGCAGCAATCTTGGTAAATGATTCGGAAGCAAAACAAAAATTAGTCAAAGAAGTTGTTGCATTAGCAAATAATAATGCCTTAAAGAATAGATTATCATCAAACATTAAAGCATTCGGGAAACCTAATGCAACAAAAGAAATTGTTGATATCTTATTGAATTTATTATAA
- the murD gene encoding UDP-N-acetylmuramoyl-L-alanine--D-glutamate ligase — protein MKRLVVLGGGESGVGTAILGKKENFDVFLSDRGIIKDKYKAMLEEHGIAYEENQHTEELILNADIVMKSPGIPKKATLIQKLKEQGTSVISEIEFASRYTDAKIVAITGSNGKTTTTSLMYHILKQAGLNVGLGGNIGTSFALLVATQQYDYYVLEISSFQLDDIETFRPDVAILLNITPDHLDEYDYSFDKYALSKFKITENQSEDDYFIYNLDDPKMVEMLEGINIRANQNPFTMKDANQNSYANNEFFFINDSDGGLKMRIDELSLIGTHNVSNSLAAATAANILKVRKEIIKKSLMDFKSVEHRLEPVLKIGGINFINDSKATNVNAAYFALESMKNPTVWIVGGKDKGNDYEELLPFVKKKVHSIVCLGLDNQKIIDFFSPYISTIVQTDNMKDCVEQAYKLANKGDTVLLSPACASFDLFNGYEDRGDQFKEEVRKL, from the coding sequence ATGAAAAGATTAGTTGTTTTAGGTGGTGGAGAAAGTGGTGTTGGTACAGCCATCTTAGGAAAAAAAGAAAATTTTGATGTTTTTCTATCAGATAGAGGAATTATCAAAGACAAGTATAAAGCAATGTTGGAAGAACATGGAATTGCTTACGAGGAAAATCAGCACACAGAAGAATTAATTCTGAATGCAGATATCGTAATGAAAAGTCCAGGTATTCCAAAGAAAGCGACCCTGATTCAGAAATTAAAAGAACAAGGGACTTCGGTTATTTCTGAAATCGAATTTGCATCAAGATATACTGATGCAAAAATTGTTGCTATAACAGGATCTAATGGTAAAACAACAACAACAAGTTTGATGTACCATATCCTAAAGCAAGCTGGATTAAATGTAGGATTAGGTGGAAACATCGGTACAAGTTTCGCGCTTTTGGTAGCTACTCAACAATACGATTATTATGTGTTAGAGATTAGTTCTTTCCAATTAGATGATATTGAAACTTTTCGCCCTGATGTAGCTATTTTATTAAACATTACACCAGATCATTTGGACGAGTATGATTATAGTTTTGATAAATATGCCTTGTCTAAATTCAAAATCACAGAAAACCAAAGCGAAGATGATTATTTCATTTACAATTTAGATGACCCTAAAATGGTTGAAATGTTGGAAGGAATAAACATTCGAGCGAACCAAAACCCATTTACTATGAAAGATGCTAATCAAAATTCGTACGCGAATAATGAGTTCTTTTTTATAAATGACTCTGATGGTGGATTAAAAATGCGAATTGATGAATTAAGTTTAATCGGTACGCATAATGTTTCAAACTCTTTAGCAGCAGCAACTGCAGCTAATATTTTAAAAGTTAGAAAAGAAATCATCAAAAAAAGTTTAATGGATTTTAAATCTGTTGAACATCGTTTAGAACCTGTTTTAAAAATTGGAGGAATTAATTTCATCAACGATTCTAAGGCAACAAATGTAAATGCAGCATATTTTGCTCTAGAAAGTATGAAGAATCCTACTGTTTGGATTGTTGGAGGGAAAGATAAAGGAAACGATTATGAAGAATTACTTCCTTTTGTAAAAAAGAAAGTTCATTCTATCGTTTGTCTAGGATTAGATAACCAAAAGATTATTGATTTTTTTAGTCCTTATATTTCAACAATTGTACAAACAGATAATATGAAAGATTGTGTTGAACAAGCATATAAATTAGCCAACAAAGGAGATACCGTTTTATTATCACCTGCTTGTGCAAGTTTCGATTTGTTCAATGGATATGAAGATCGTGGAGATCAATTTAAAGAAGAAGTTCGAAAATTATAA
- the mraY gene encoding phospho-N-acetylmuramoyl-pentapeptide-transferase, translated as MLYYLFDYLNELNIPGARIFQYTSFRAGMAILLGMFISLFYGKNIINYLRREQMGEIVRDLGLKGQVEKAGTPTMGGIIIILATLIPVLLFAKLHNIYIIILLVSTLWLGVIGFLDDYIKVFKKNKEGLKGKFKVVGQIGLGLVVGIMLFTSESVTVKHQIDRADKVTELAYKQVKFGQEEKSLDTTMPFVKGNEFNYSDVLFWMDDDNKLVWGGVIFVIAVIFIITAVSNGANLTDGIDGLAAGTSAVIVCALALFVFVSGNIIFADYLNIMFIPKSEEVLIFCGAFLGALIGFIWYNTYPAQVFMGDTGSLAIGGIIAVLAIILRKELLLPILCGIFFVENLSVVLQVSYFKYTKKKFGEGRRIFLMAPLHHHYQKLGYHESKIVVRAIIIGIILAVVSVITLKIR; from the coding sequence ATGTTATATTATTTATTTGATTATTTAAACGAATTAAACATTCCAGGAGCAAGGATATTTCAATATACATCTTTTCGCGCTGGTATGGCAATTCTATTAGGAATGTTCATCAGTTTGTTTTACGGTAAAAATATCATCAATTATTTACGTCGTGAACAAATGGGGGAAATCGTTCGAGATTTAGGATTAAAAGGTCAAGTTGAAAAAGCTGGTACTCCAACAATGGGAGGTATCATTATCATTTTAGCTACACTTATTCCGGTTTTATTATTTGCCAAATTACACAATATCTATATTATCATACTATTGGTTTCAACGTTATGGTTGGGAGTTATTGGGTTTTTAGATGATTATATTAAAGTCTTCAAAAAGAATAAAGAAGGGTTAAAAGGTAAATTTAAAGTTGTTGGTCAAATTGGTTTAGGTTTAGTCGTTGGGATTATGCTATTTACGAGTGAATCTGTTACGGTAAAACACCAAATTGATCGTGCAGATAAAGTGACTGAATTAGCTTACAAGCAAGTTAAATTCGGCCAAGAAGAAAAATCTTTAGATACAACAATGCCTTTCGTGAAAGGAAATGAATTTAATTATTCAGATGTTTTATTCTGGATGGATGACGATAATAAATTAGTTTGGGGAGGAGTAATCTTCGTTATTGCTGTAATTTTTATTATCACAGCAGTATCAAATGGAGCTAATTTAACGGATGGAATTGACGGTTTAGCTGCCGGTACTTCCGCAGTTATTGTCTGTGCTTTAGCCTTATTTGTATTCGTATCAGGTAACATTATTTTTGCAGATTATTTAAATATCATGTTCATACCAAAATCAGAAGAAGTATTAATCTTCTGTGGAGCATTTTTAGGTGCTTTGATTGGTTTTATTTGGTATAATACTTACCCAGCACAAGTGTTTATGGGAGATACAGGAAGTTTAGCAATTGGTGGAATCATCGCTGTTTTAGCAATTATTTTGCGTAAAGAATTATTACTACCAATCTTATGTGGAATTTTCTTTGTAGAAAACCTTTCAGTGGTTCTACAAGTTTCATATTTCAAATACACTAAAAAGAAATTTGGCGAAGGTAGACGTATCTTCTTAATGGCGCCATTACATCACCATTACCAAAAATTAGGGTATCACGAATCTAAAATTGTAGTTCGTGCAATCATCATCGGAATTATTCTAGCAGTAGTTTCTGTAATTACACTTAAAATTAGATAA
- the rsmH gene encoding 16S rRNA (cytosine(1402)-N(4))-methyltransferase RsmH, translating to MSEYHNPVLLKDSVDALIINESGIYVDCTFGGGGHSREIVSRLAEGGKLYSFDQDEDAVRNKFEDPKFELIEQNFRFLKNNLRFRLVRQIDGVLADLGVSSHQFDTPDRGFSTRFDGELDMRMNQNSKLSAKTIVNEYEEEDLARIFYDYGELQGSYRLAKEIIKAREIKPIETIEELKAIFSFIPKMKENKFFAQMFQALRIEVNDEMAALKDMLMQCAEVIKPGGRLVIISYHSLEDRLVKRFIKNGMFEGEPERDMYGNWYAPFKPLQSKVIVPTQDEINVNPRARSAKMRIAVRNENE from the coding sequence ATGAGCGAATATCATAACCCAGTATTATTAAAAGATAGTGTAGATGCATTAATTATTAATGAATCTGGTATTTATGTAGATTGTACTTTCGGCGGAGGTGGGCATTCGCGCGAGATAGTAAGCAGATTAGCAGAAGGTGGAAAGTTATATTCTTTCGATCAAGATGAAGATGCTGTTAGAAATAAATTTGAAGATCCAAAATTCGAATTAATCGAACAAAATTTTAGGTTCTTAAAAAATAACTTACGCTTTCGTTTAGTGCGTCAAATTGATGGAGTTTTAGCTGACTTAGGAGTTTCTTCGCATCAGTTCGATACACCAGATCGTGGATTTTCTACACGTTTCGATGGTGAATTGGATATGAGAATGAATCAAAATTCTAAACTATCTGCTAAAACAATTGTAAATGAATATGAGGAAGAAGATTTAGCTCGTATTTTTTATGATTATGGTGAATTACAAGGTTCTTACCGATTAGCCAAAGAAATCATCAAAGCAAGAGAAATTAAACCAATCGAAACAATTGAAGAATTAAAAGCTATTTTTTCATTTATTCCAAAAATGAAAGAAAATAAATTCTTCGCTCAAATGTTTCAAGCGTTAAGAATCGAAGTGAATGATGAAATGGCTGCTTTAAAAGATATGTTAATGCAATGTGCCGAGGTTATTAAGCCAGGTGGTCGTTTAGTAATTATATCTTACCATTCATTAGAAGATCGTTTAGTAAAACGTTTTATCAAAAATGGAATGTTTGAAGGAGAACCAGAGCGTGATATGTACGGAAATTGGTATGCACCATTTAAACCATTACAGTCAAAAGTGATTGTTCCTACACAAGATGAAATAAATGTAAATCCAAGAGCACGTAGTGCGAAAATGAGAATTGCTGTAAGAAACGAAAATGAATAA
- a CDS encoding FtsW/RodA/SpoVE family cell cycle protein, with product MATIIQKYFKGDKSLWSFILILAIFSFLPVYSASSNLVYTVGTGTVLSHLTKHAGFLLVGLLIMFAVQRWDYRYFGFFASTAVGILAILLLFTLIQGQTIGGANASRWIMIPGIGIGIQPSTIASQALMIYIARFLTKNRDKEYTWKIVILQLLLPMGLIIGLIFPSNGSTALMLAMMAGMLLIIGGFPLKFLAVIGGIGTAAVGIFIWAALTFADLFSNNRVHTWISRIEKFFSDEAQTTLESYQVLHAKAAIARGIAEMSGPGKSVFKQTLPQSSSDFIFAIIVEEYGAIGAILLVFTFLFILFRICVIASKIHTVFGTLLVFAVGIPIIFQAVINMSVAVNLIPVTGQPLPMISYGGTALWMTCLSFGIILSVSTQIKSNEELEIERKRFNGNDIEDIA from the coding sequence ATGGCAACTATAATACAGAAATATTTTAAAGGCGACAAATCGCTATGGTCTTTCATTTTGATTTTAGCCATCTTTTCCTTCTTACCTGTATATTCAGCAAGTTCTAACTTGGTGTATACAGTAGGAACAGGTACTGTATTATCGCATTTAACAAAACACGCTGGTTTTCTTTTAGTAGGTTTACTAATCATGTTTGCTGTACAAAGGTGGGATTACCGATATTTTGGTTTTTTTGCATCTACGGCAGTTGGTATTTTAGCCATCTTACTTTTATTTACCTTGATTCAAGGACAAACCATTGGAGGTGCCAATGCTTCACGTTGGATTATGATTCCAGGAATCGGAATTGGTATTCAGCCTTCAACTATCGCTTCACAAGCTTTAATGATTTATATCGCACGTTTTTTAACTAAAAACAGAGATAAAGAATATACTTGGAAAATAGTAATTCTTCAGTTGTTATTACCAATGGGATTAATCATTGGATTAATCTTCCCATCGAATGGTTCAACAGCATTAATGCTAGCAATGATGGCAGGTATGTTATTAATTATTGGAGGATTCCCTTTAAAATTTTTAGCTGTAATTGGTGGAATTGGAACTGCTGCAGTTGGTATTTTTATTTGGGCAGCATTAACGTTTGCTGATTTATTTTCTAATAACCGTGTACACACTTGGATTTCTCGTATAGAAAAGTTCTTCAGCGACGAAGCACAAACAACATTAGAATCATATCAAGTATTACACGCAAAAGCAGCAATTGCAAGAGGAATTGCAGAGATGTCTGGTCCAGGTAAAAGTGTTTTTAAACAAACATTACCTCAGTCATCTTCCGATTTTATCTTTGCAATTATCGTAGAAGAATATGGAGCAATTGGAGCAATCTTATTAGTATTTACATTCTTGTTTATACTTTTCAGAATTTGTGTTATTGCATCTAAAATACACACAGTATTTGGAACTTTATTGGTATTTGCAGTAGGAATACCAATTATTTTCCAAGCTGTAATCAATATGTCGGTAGCTGTTAATTTAATTCCGGTAACTGGGCAACCATTACCAATGATAAGTTACGGTGGAACCGCCTTGTGGATGACATGTTTATCATTTGGTATAATCTTAAGTGTAAGTACACAGATTAAATCAAATGAAGAATTAGAAATAGAACGAAAAAGATTTAATGGAAATGACATCGAAGACATCGCCTAA
- a CDS encoding penicillin-binding protein yields MFRINVLEGDELKEFAENNNFRLATEEAERGNLYASNGALMATTVTKHNIYVDLVAIKDDLFKENVQHLADSLGKMFDKSPTHFFDKLTKEREKKNRYMMLVKGLDYEQYQRIRKFPIFNKGQNKGGFIHEIESKRELIVKDIGARTIGYDDTRGKVGLEGAYSDLLTGLEGRRWEQFMGRGKWKPFKNWEQEPQPGSSVYTTIDADLQMISYDALYQQLSAFEAQHGSVVVMEVPTGKIRSIVNLTRKEDGTYVDDYNYAVGEAAEPGSTFKAVSMLVGMDDGYFDKNTVVETGGGSYKLYNRRITDSHPNGRLTVDGVIKKSSNIGTAKLINQHYNSQPEQFFKKLEKWNLTKPLGVDILGEGKPVMHKPDSKSWSNVTLPVMSYGYGLNITPIQLVTFYNAIANNGKMVKPLFMDKISKKGEEDIVFEPVVLVDRISSPENIRAMQDMLKGAVTEGTGRLIHTDNYEIAGKTGTARVEYWKKDQGMQYRASFAGYFPADKPKYSCIVVVHKPNPQKGYYGGGVTGPVFKKIADWVYSKTPIPLPSEIKKSGKNVKSSFAKESVIVTSKTKNITPNVTGYSGSKAIPVLENLGFDVRYSGIGRVTNQSIPAGVRFRKGETIYLMLER; encoded by the coding sequence ATGTTCAGAATCAATGTGCTTGAAGGAGACGAATTAAAAGAATTTGCTGAAAATAATAATTTTAGATTAGCTACTGAAGAGGCTGAAAGAGGAAATCTTTATGCTTCAAATGGAGCTTTAATGGCTACAACGGTAACTAAACACAATATTTATGTGGATTTAGTTGCGATTAAAGATGATTTATTTAAAGAAAATGTTCAGCACTTAGCTGATTCTTTAGGTAAAATGTTTGATAAATCTCCAACTCATTTTTTTGATAAATTAACAAAAGAGCGTGAAAAGAAAAATCGCTATATGATGTTAGTTAAAGGATTGGATTATGAACAATACCAACGTATTCGTAAGTTTCCAATCTTTAATAAAGGTCAAAATAAAGGTGGATTTATTCATGAAATTGAATCGAAACGAGAATTAATCGTAAAAGATATTGGTGCTCGTACAATTGGATACGATGATACACGTGGTAAAGTTGGTTTAGAAGGAGCTTACAGCGATCTGTTAACAGGTTTAGAAGGTCGTCGTTGGGAACAATTTATGGGCCGTGGAAAATGGAAACCATTTAAAAATTGGGAACAAGAGCCACAACCAGGTTCGTCTGTTTATACGACGATTGATGCAGATTTACAGATGATTTCTTACGATGCTCTATATCAACAATTATCAGCTTTCGAAGCTCAGCACGGAAGTGTTGTGGTGATGGAAGTTCCAACAGGAAAAATTAGATCAATTGTTAATTTAACTCGTAAAGAAGACGGTACTTATGTTGATGATTATAACTATGCGGTAGGAGAAGCTGCAGAGCCAGGCTCTACTTTCAAAGCTGTGTCTATGCTTGTTGGTATGGATGATGGTTATTTTGATAAGAATACAGTGGTTGAAACTGGAGGAGGATCATATAAATTGTATAACAGAAGAATCACGGATTCGCATCCGAATGGAAGATTAACAGTAGATGGTGTAATTAAAAAATCATCTAATATTGGTACAGCGAAACTAATTAATCAACATTATAACTCGCAACCAGAGCAGTTCTTTAAAAAGTTAGAAAAATGGAATTTAACCAAACCTCTTGGAGTTGATATTCTTGGGGAAGGTAAACCGGTAATGCATAAACCAGATTCTAAAAGTTGGTCTAATGTTACATTACCAGTTATGTCTTACGGTTATGGTTTAAATATTACTCCAATCCAATTAGTAACATTTTATAATGCTATTGCTAATAATGGTAAAATGGTAAAACCTCTTTTTATGGATAAAATATCTAAAAAAGGGGAAGAAGATATAGTTTTTGAACCTGTAGTTTTAGTGGATCGAATTTCATCTCCAGAAAACATTCGTGCAATGCAGGATATGTTGAAAGGAGCAGTAACGGAAGGAACTGGACGATTAATTCATACAGATAACTACGAGATTGCAGGAAAAACAGGAACAGCAAGGGTTGAATATTGGAAAAAAGATCAAGGGATGCAATATCGTGCCTCTTTTGCAGGATATTTCCCAGCAGATAAACCAAAATATTCTTGTATTGTAGTTGTTCATAAACCAAATCCACAGAAAGGATATTATGGTGGTGGAGTAACTGGACCTGTATTTAAAAAGATTGCTGATTGGGTATATTCAAAAACTCCCATACCTTTGCCGTCCGAAATAAAAAAGAGTGGCAAGAATGTGAAAAGCAGTTTTGCGAAAGAATCTGTAATTGTAACAAGTAAAACTAAAAATATAACTCCTAATGTTACGGGGTATTCAGGATCTAAAGCGATTCCTGTTTTAGAAAATTTAGGGTTTGATGTTAGATATTCAGGTATTGGACGCGTAACGAATCAATCAATTCCTGCAGGCGTAAGATTTAGAAAAGGTGAAACAATTTATTTAATGTTGGAGAGATGA
- the mraZ gene encoding division/cell wall cluster transcriptional repressor MraZ, giving the protein MNTLIGTYECKVDAKGRLPIPAGLKKQLSDCLSDGFVVKRSVFQKCLEIHPMKNWDKIMTDLNKLNRFVKKNNDFIRAFTAGVKVVEVDSNNRLQISKDLVAYAQIDKEVVLSTSIDIIEIWDKDLYESIINVDDVDFAQLAEDIMGNLNENERIS; this is encoded by the coding sequence ATGAACACCCTGATCGGTACATATGAATGCAAAGTTGATGCAAAAGGGAGACTTCCTATTCCAGCCGGATTGAAGAAGCAACTGTCTGATTGCCTTAGTGATGGATTCGTAGTTAAGCGTTCAGTTTTTCAGAAGTGTTTAGAGATTCATCCCATGAAAAATTGGGATAAAATCATGACCGATTTAAACAAGTTGAATCGGTTTGTGAAGAAAAATAACGATTTTATTAGAGCATTTACCGCTGGTGTAAAAGTAGTGGAAGTAGATTCTAATAATCGTTTGCAGATTTCGAAAGATTTGGTAGCGTATGCTCAAATTGATAAAGAAGTAGTTTTATCAACTTCAATCGATATAATAGAAATCTGGGATAAAGACTTGTACGAAAGTATTATTAATGTAGATGATGTCGATTTTGCTCAATTAGCAGAAGACATTATGGGAAATTTAAACGAAAATGAGCGAATATCATAA
- a CDS encoding FtsL-like putative cell division protein: MNKNRPTPKKIDRVKKEDLPSKNTVLKILAGDFLTKNGSRQNWKFIFFLVGLAFISITSSHWVDKKVVRINELQESVEDLKSQYTDKHRDLMRMQLETEIISKTEMYGLKIPDKQPYYIVEEVEEQEVDE, encoded by the coding sequence ATGAATAAAAATAGACCGACACCTAAAAAGATAGATAGAGTTAAAAAAGAAGATTTGCCTTCAAAGAATACAGTTTTAAAGATTCTTGCGGGTGATTTCTTGACGAAAAATGGTTCTCGTCAAAACTGGAAATTTATATTCTTTTTAGTTGGTCTTGCATTTATCAGTATTACCAGTTCGCATTGGGTTGATAAAAAAGTAGTACGCATCAATGAGTTGCAAGAAAGTGTAGAAGATTTAAAATCGCAGTACACAGATAAGCATCGAGATTTAATGCGTATGCAGCTAGAAACAGAAATTATTAGTAAAACAGAAATGTATGGGCTTAAAATTCCAGATAAGCAACCATATTATATCGTTGAAGAAGTAGAGGAACAAGAAGTTGATGAATAA